One part of the Leclercia sp. LSNIH1 genome encodes these proteins:
- a CDS encoding carboxymuconolactone decarboxylase family protein: MSTRVNHHKATPALAKALSDLSMAVSQTSIDPALKHLIDIRVSQLNGCTFCLDMHAKEAKIAGERELRLYHLAAWRESPLFSAREKAALAFAEALTQIGPHGISDVLYRSVAEHYSEKEISELNFAIVAINAWNRLGITSRMEPGSLDGAYGLNKANLE, translated from the coding sequence ATGAGCACTCGCGTTAACCACCATAAAGCCACACCTGCCCTCGCTAAAGCGCTCTCCGACCTGAGCATGGCGGTGAGCCAGACCTCCATCGACCCGGCGCTGAAGCACCTGATCGACATTCGTGTCTCCCAGCTCAACGGCTGTACCTTCTGTCTGGATATGCACGCGAAAGAGGCGAAAATTGCGGGCGAGCGTGAGCTGCGCCTCTACCATCTGGCCGCATGGCGCGAATCCCCGCTGTTCAGCGCCCGGGAAAAAGCGGCGCTGGCCTTCGCCGAAGCGCTGACGCAGATTGGCCCGCACGGGATCAGCGATGTCCTCTACCGCAGCGTGGCGGAACACTACTCGGAAAAGGAGATTTCAGAGCTGAACTTTGCCATTGTGGCGATCAACGCCTGGAACCGCTTAGGCATCACCTCCCGTATGGAACCGGGCTCCCTCGACGGTGCCTACGGCCTCAACAAGGCTAACCTCGAGTAA
- a CDS encoding aldehyde dehydrogenase family protein has product MHHIEQVYINGEFVTPHGTERFDLYNPAKARVIGQVRLADAVDGERAIAAARAAFPAWSKATKQMRIAALQRMQATVAARHDDLLEAVVEEYGAPASRSAWMASYPAEVIAQAIAALEAFEFTTVAGAARVEMTPLGVAGLITPWNSDAGFICGKLAAALAAGCTAVIKPSEMSALQTQIVTEALHAADLPPGVFNIVTGRGDTVGETISRHPHVAKISFTGSTRTGKAILRNAAENFTRVTLELGGKSPTLILDDADIKQAIPLAVQAGLMNSGQACVAGTRILVPQSRKAEFEQALALAVAAVASGDPRDAKTVVGPMVSERQWQRVQGYIQKGLAEGARLLAGGVGRPEGTRDGWFVRPTLFTDVHNQMAIARDEIFGPVLCVIAYRDEAEAIAIANDTDYGLSALVLGGDSGRARRVAQQIQAGRVLVNTLTHEPKAPFGGFKHSGVGREMGTWGISAFMEPKSILS; this is encoded by the coding sequence ATGCATCACATCGAACAGGTTTATATCAACGGGGAGTTTGTCACTCCACACGGCACGGAGCGCTTCGATTTGTATAACCCGGCGAAGGCGCGCGTCATCGGTCAGGTGCGTCTGGCCGATGCGGTGGATGGCGAACGTGCCATTGCCGCGGCCAGAGCCGCGTTTCCGGCGTGGTCGAAAGCCACAAAGCAAATGCGCATTGCCGCCCTGCAACGGATGCAGGCTACGGTGGCCGCCCGCCACGACGATCTGCTGGAGGCGGTGGTTGAGGAGTATGGTGCCCCCGCATCACGCTCGGCCTGGATGGCGAGCTATCCGGCGGAGGTGATTGCCCAGGCCATTGCGGCGCTGGAGGCGTTCGAATTTACGACCGTCGCGGGTGCGGCCAGAGTAGAGATGACCCCGCTGGGCGTCGCCGGGCTTATCACCCCGTGGAACAGCGATGCGGGCTTTATCTGCGGCAAACTGGCGGCGGCGCTGGCCGCAGGCTGCACCGCGGTGATCAAGCCCAGCGAGATGAGCGCCCTGCAGACGCAGATTGTGACCGAGGCGCTGCACGCCGCAGATCTACCGCCGGGGGTGTTTAACATCGTTACCGGGCGCGGCGATACGGTGGGGGAGACGATTAGCCGTCACCCCCATGTGGCAAAAATCTCCTTTACCGGATCGACCCGGACCGGCAAAGCGATCCTGCGCAACGCGGCGGAGAACTTTACCCGCGTCACCCTCGAGTTAGGCGGTAAATCGCCGACGCTGATTCTCGACGATGCCGATATCAAACAGGCGATCCCGCTGGCGGTCCAGGCCGGGCTGATGAACAGCGGCCAGGCGTGTGTGGCCGGTACGCGTATTCTGGTACCGCAGTCGCGTAAGGCTGAATTTGAGCAGGCGCTGGCGCTGGCTGTCGCGGCGGTGGCGTCGGGCGATCCGCGCGATGCGAAGACCGTGGTCGGTCCGATGGTGAGCGAGAGACAGTGGCAGCGGGTGCAGGGCTATATTCAGAAAGGGCTGGCTGAGGGGGCGCGTTTGCTGGCGGGCGGGGTAGGGCGGCCGGAGGGCACCCGGGATGGCTGGTTTGTCCGGCCAACGCTGTTCACCGATGTGCATAACCAGATGGCTATCGCCCGGGATGAGATTTTTGGTCCGGTGCTGTGCGTGATCGCCTACCGCGATGAGGCGGAGGCCATCGCCATTGCCAACGACACCGACTATGGCCTGAGCGCGCTGGTGCTCGGTGGCGACAGCGGGCGTGCCCGCCGCGTGGCGCAGCAGATCCAGGCGGGTCGCGTGCTGGTCAATACCCTCACACACGAGCCCAAAGCGCCGTTTGGCGGATTTAAGCACTCCGGCGTGGGGCGCGAGATGGGAACCTGGGGCATCAGCGCGTTTATGGAGCCGAAGTCGATCCTCAGCTAA
- a CDS encoding MarR family winged helix-turn-helix transcriptional regulator has translation MREEDLFCRRPMGMRMAMIVRQWRAVIDDAILDTGLTQSSWTVMMQLKQLGDNVSVSELAEVQGIELPPLMRTLSQLEKQGYLLRTTSPYDKRIRLLTLTPEGNAVLKTLTRIIETFQERVSQNIAPEHLEIFSATLNQIACNLRTIREEDNKTE, from the coding sequence ATGCGTGAAGAAGATCTGTTCTGCCGCAGGCCGATGGGCATGCGGATGGCAATGATTGTGCGTCAGTGGCGCGCAGTGATTGACGATGCCATTCTCGACACCGGGTTAACCCAGTCGAGCTGGACGGTGATGATGCAGTTAAAGCAGTTGGGGGATAACGTCTCGGTGAGCGAACTGGCGGAGGTGCAGGGCATTGAACTGCCGCCGCTGATGCGCACCCTTTCACAGCTGGAAAAGCAGGGCTACCTGCTGCGCACCACATCGCCTTATGACAAGCGTATCCGGCTGCTGACGCTCACACCCGAGGGTAACGCGGTGCTGAAAACCCTGACCCGGATTATCGAGACGTTCCAGGAGCGGGTATCGCAGAATATCGCCCCGGAACATCTGGAGATTTTCAGCGCCACACTCAATCAAATCGCCTGCAACTTGCGGACTATCCGCGAAGAAGATAACAAGACCGAATAA
- a CDS encoding LysR family transcriptional regulator, giving the protein MHRSGLTELEVVMAVVRRGSFRAAAQELGMSATAASNAIAGLESRLQTRLFNRTTRSVALTEAGQRFVARVGPALQEIRQASLEIHSDPDEPAGILRLNVPNNVGALFLDALLIDYMIRYPKMRVEAVSEARMIDIVAEGYDAGIRLAESVPQDMIAVPLTPDIRQLITATPDYFARHGIPLTPDDLLQHQGIGMRMAHGGIYRWELERRGEQLALAVVPRFATSDLFASIRAVKAGLGVGFLPELYIQQELQSGELVSVLEEWTQPFAGLRLYYPGHRHVPPGLQALVAMIRERGLTRG; this is encoded by the coding sequence ATGCACCGTTCAGGACTGACAGAGCTGGAAGTGGTCATGGCCGTAGTGCGTCGCGGCAGCTTTCGCGCCGCGGCCCAGGAGCTGGGGATGTCGGCCACCGCCGCGAGTAACGCCATTGCCGGGCTCGAAAGCCGCCTGCAAACGCGCCTGTTCAATCGCACCACCCGCAGCGTGGCCCTCACCGAGGCGGGGCAACGCTTTGTCGCGCGCGTGGGGCCTGCCTTGCAGGAGATCCGCCAGGCCAGCCTGGAGATCCACAGCGATCCCGACGAGCCTGCCGGCATCCTGCGCCTGAACGTGCCGAACAACGTCGGCGCCCTGTTCCTGGACGCGCTGCTGATCGACTACATGATCCGCTACCCGAAAATGCGCGTCGAAGCGGTAAGCGAAGCGCGGATGATCGATATCGTGGCGGAAGGGTACGACGCCGGGATCCGCCTCGCAGAATCGGTCCCGCAGGATATGATCGCCGTGCCGCTTACCCCCGATATCCGCCAGCTCATCACCGCCACACCGGACTATTTTGCCCGTCACGGCATTCCGCTTACGCCGGACGATCTGCTGCAACATCAGGGGATCGGCATGCGGATGGCGCACGGCGGGATCTACCGCTGGGAGCTGGAGCGGCGTGGAGAGCAGCTTGCCCTGGCGGTGGTGCCCCGTTTTGCCACCTCGGATCTGTTTGCCTCGATCCGGGCGGTAAAAGCCGGACTGGGGGTAGGATTTTTACCGGAACTCTATATTCAACAGGAGCTGCAAAGCGGGGAACTGGTGAGCGTGCTGGAGGAGTGGACGCAGCCCTTTGCCGGACTGCGTCTCTATTACCCTGGCCATCGTCACGTCCCGCCTGGGTTGCAGGCGCTGGTGGCGATGATCCGCGAGCGGGGTCTTACTCGAGGTTAG
- a CDS encoding amino acid-binding protein codes for MYDVHVRFNDTPGELARFGQLLGRNGVGLEGGGVFGVEAHFLVVEGEKARRLLLAAGFNVKAVRKPLIRKLKQARPGELGEIAAALAAQGVSILTQYSDHANHLILLTDNDKLAAEITGPWAANVKDAFTS; via the coding sequence ATGTATGACGTTCATGTGAGGTTCAACGACACCCCAGGCGAGCTGGCACGTTTTGGTCAACTGCTGGGGCGCAACGGCGTAGGGCTGGAGGGCGGCGGCGTGTTTGGCGTGGAGGCGCATTTCCTGGTGGTGGAGGGCGAAAAAGCCCGGCGCCTCCTCCTTGCCGCGGGTTTTAATGTGAAAGCGGTGCGAAAACCACTGATCCGTAAGCTGAAACAGGCGCGCCCTGGCGAGCTGGGCGAGATTGCCGCCGCGCTGGCCGCACAGGGGGTCTCCATCCTGACCCAGTACAGCGATCATGCGAATCACCTTATTCTGCTGACGGATAATGATAAGCTGGCCGCAGAGATCACCGGGCCGTGGGCTGCCAATGTTAAAGACGCGTTTACCTCCTGA
- a CDS encoding helix-turn-helix transcriptional regulator, with protein sequence MLVEQLMFDAPSFQQVHYLDDIKKVTKEDLSRTKAIVVDYGESDIKVLHALLDLKNRYEQSYFIFITRDVCYESTIENILINTIADYTIDCKSAVRKLSACLAHLAQEDQPVTIFKNARWHHLEKEQRLTRMETMLLPYIVSGKKNKEITRYLDVTGKTVSHHRRNIYRKFAVTNLTGLFKKFDQRA encoded by the coding sequence ATGCTGGTTGAACAGTTAATGTTCGACGCGCCGTCGTTTCAGCAGGTGCATTATCTTGATGACATCAAAAAAGTGACGAAAGAGGATCTTTCTCGCACCAAAGCGATTGTAGTGGATTATGGTGAGTCTGATATCAAAGTTCTGCATGCCCTACTGGATCTAAAAAACCGGTACGAGCAGAGCTATTTTATTTTTATCACCCGGGATGTGTGCTACGAAAGCACGATTGAAAATATTCTCATTAATACTATTGCCGATTATACCATCGACTGTAAAAGTGCCGTGCGAAAGTTAAGCGCATGTCTTGCCCATCTTGCCCAGGAAGATCAGCCGGTCACTATTTTTAAAAATGCCCGCTGGCACCATCTTGAAAAAGAACAACGGTTAACCCGTATGGAAACCATGCTGCTGCCCTATATTGTGTCGGGGAAAAAGAATAAAGAAATTACCCGCTATCTGGACGTAACGGGAAAAACAGTAAGCCATCATCGACGCAATATTTATCGTAAATTCGCTGTGACCAATCTGACCGGGTTGTTTAAAAAATTTGATCAACGTGCTTGA
- a CDS encoding autotransporter outer membrane beta-barrel domain-containing protein, which translates to MNKSFRLNQLAISMSMILGSSFLLSPALANTCAGTAFTGTCGLTQYDMTSPITPKPTAWYFTQKTQDAAIDGTARAQNIYFASGTSSRTSSDIQQLLVDGANLSGHYINVSKEGSATVVLNNKAAVDFIEAGAKSSNTNTHIVVDNSTLNGAAKGGDYDIKNAPNSKYYLDGNAIHLDVADSGDADIDIQNNSLITGRIYVGGAGTHDVTVQDSRIQAGSILLYNATNNNAITVQNSLIDTTNAVSKTANAIEITNLTAADKTHTIVVDHSQLTGSVALSTSGSTSALSVTDSTITKTTQKNGNAISLSNGKAAQLSLDNSEIVGHTVLSGSESVTASLADSSLNGNLIANKAAQIAMDITRSVLTGNVDASAGQGSVDLHLTDSTLSGDINLNGAKVLRSDIWLDNAEVAGNLYGSGAASTLHLANMPEFSGTKFSNFGKLAIADDVVLTDGFTDTNVGSALTVNGTTVTAPVQMSSGNLTFDNTKLIADTLALSSGASLNMINHSQLQTRSDQLFNLAASSLLPEGYNETGANVGFTDSTLILTDDTYHLDYVKAVNELLGSTEGNSLVMLGTLQNADSVAGTASVIEAAMTQAVLAHTQVTSDKNRLIIGEKDAITDDTIFVRNGFGASQLRFEGEGQPAVDIVGGQTLTLTGAAGALIDVAGAPDEPVAVAVNNGTLNLGIAAMQDVTGHLTGTVTVAPEGALNIVAGDHTLVSGGSAAGVVSSGLVRVEQQATLHSDVALQDSAQMAVNGSLLAGQLSASQEAQITVGDIAAAGTLVAERLDLQGARLFIDPAWTDGGTLANASHVASGGSEINGRVTVGQNALLVLGDTSTAAAEARFANSGLTWGENAITAAVSVHTPQYLNATQGGLRVDGSLTGSSADRDAAFNTVDFADHSLLMVSTKEMTNGQAALNATEGSLNVADSAALYVADAKANQTYSVARGFRDVNIAGNGWQNENLLLNKLLTATTQERDGEVRVTTQARAAQDVLPGVVTTHALDQLIASGENSRSASQAGARYLSVAIDTPQASVDEVVRTINSAAQIATAGGVQHNTWAAGNAAVDAVLERNSIANAGLQPADTDASVWVHALYGNPRSSDLSAGNLSYGQNSKFYGLMMGGDKAWQTEHGTLRSGAAFHAGNGDSDSRGDTNATHNDFSFWGVTLYQNWNQDRWNLTGDVSLTQTSNDVYQKQPGWMEAGNKLKANVDGMLFSAGVRGEYLIETDVLDIIPHAGVRYNQLKTEAFDTKNDQDERVFHTDKGTQNIWQFPVGVKVAKTFALDSGWKMSTQADVGVVAVTGDRESQNTLHTVGISASDTLRAEIMDDTAFNGQLGVKMQKGNMTFGVGYNVNASHHDTDQTMSATWSLNF; encoded by the coding sequence ATGAATAAATCATTTCGCCTGAATCAGCTGGCTATTAGCATGAGCATGATTCTGGGCAGCAGTTTTCTTTTGTCTCCAGCACTGGCAAATACCTGCGCGGGCACTGCATTTACCGGAACCTGCGGATTAACGCAATATGACATGACGTCACCGATAACGCCAAAGCCTACCGCGTGGTATTTCACTCAGAAAACCCAGGATGCGGCCATTGACGGCACGGCCAGGGCCCAGAATATCTATTTTGCCAGCGGCACCTCTTCCCGAACCTCTTCTGATATCCAACAGCTTCTTGTTGATGGCGCGAATCTGAGTGGCCATTATATCAACGTCAGTAAAGAGGGCTCAGCTACCGTTGTCCTGAATAATAAGGCCGCGGTGGACTTCATCGAGGCGGGCGCGAAGAGTTCTAACACCAATACCCATATCGTTGTCGATAACTCTACCCTGAACGGTGCCGCTAAGGGGGGAGATTATGATATAAAAAACGCCCCAAACTCGAAGTACTATCTTGACGGAAACGCCATTCATCTGGACGTCGCTGACAGCGGTGATGCCGATATTGATATCCAGAACAATAGCTTGATTACAGGCCGCATCTACGTGGGCGGCGCGGGGACACACGACGTCACCGTGCAGGACAGCCGTATTCAGGCGGGCAGCATTTTGCTGTACAACGCGACAAATAATAACGCCATTACGGTGCAGAACAGCCTCATCGATACCACTAACGCCGTCTCCAAAACAGCCAATGCGATAGAAATCACAAACCTCACCGCTGCAGATAAAACGCATACGATTGTAGTTGACCATAGCCAGCTGACGGGCTCGGTGGCCCTCTCTACCTCAGGCAGCACCAGCGCGCTGTCGGTTACCGATTCCACCATCACCAAAACCACCCAGAAAAACGGTAACGCCATTAGCCTGTCAAATGGCAAAGCCGCTCAGCTGAGCCTGGATAATAGCGAGATTGTCGGTCATACGGTGCTTTCCGGCTCGGAGAGCGTTACCGCCTCGCTGGCGGACTCCTCCCTTAACGGCAACCTGATTGCCAACAAAGCCGCGCAGATTGCCATGGATATCACCCGCTCCGTGCTGACAGGCAACGTCGATGCCAGCGCCGGCCAGGGCAGCGTGGATCTGCATCTGACCGACAGCACCCTCTCCGGGGATATCAACCTCAACGGTGCCAAAGTGCTCCGCTCCGACATCTGGCTGGATAACGCTGAGGTGGCGGGTAATCTGTACGGCAGCGGCGCTGCGAGCACCCTGCACCTGGCGAACATGCCTGAGTTTAGCGGGACGAAGTTCAGCAACTTCGGCAAGCTGGCTATCGCGGACGATGTGGTCCTCACCGACGGCTTTACCGACACCAACGTGGGCAGCGCCCTGACAGTGAACGGCACTACCGTGACCGCGCCGGTGCAGATGAGCAGCGGCAATTTAACCTTTGATAACACCAAACTTATCGCCGATACCCTGGCGCTGAGCAGCGGCGCATCGTTGAATATGATCAACCATAGCCAGCTGCAAACCCGTTCTGACCAGCTGTTCAACCTGGCGGCCTCATCCCTGCTGCCAGAGGGCTATAACGAGACCGGGGCGAACGTAGGCTTTACTGACAGCACGCTGATCCTGACCGATGACACCTACCATCTGGACTATGTGAAGGCGGTCAATGAGCTGCTGGGCTCCACAGAAGGCAACAGCCTGGTGATGCTCGGCACGCTGCAGAATGCCGATAGCGTGGCGGGCACCGCCAGCGTAATCGAAGCCGCCATGACCCAGGCGGTGCTGGCCCACACCCAGGTTACCTCTGACAAAAACCGGCTCATTATCGGCGAGAAAGATGCGATCACCGATGACACCATTTTCGTGCGGAACGGCTTCGGCGCATCGCAGCTGCGGTTTGAAGGTGAAGGCCAGCCAGCGGTGGATATTGTCGGCGGCCAGACGCTGACTCTGACCGGGGCCGCTGGCGCGTTGATCGACGTGGCCGGCGCACCCGATGAGCCTGTTGCGGTAGCGGTCAATAACGGGACGCTGAACTTAGGCATCGCGGCCATGCAGGATGTGACCGGTCATCTCACCGGTACCGTCACCGTGGCCCCTGAAGGCGCGCTGAACATTGTGGCAGGCGATCACACGCTGGTTTCCGGCGGATCTGCTGCCGGGGTAGTCAGCAGCGGCCTGGTCAGGGTTGAACAACAAGCCACTCTGCACAGCGATGTCGCGCTTCAGGATAGCGCCCAGATGGCGGTTAACGGTTCCCTGCTGGCAGGGCAGCTCTCGGCCAGCCAGGAGGCACAAATCACCGTCGGCGATATCGCCGCCGCGGGCACGCTGGTCGCAGAACGTTTGGATCTGCAGGGGGCCCGGTTGTTTATCGACCCGGCCTGGACGGATGGCGGGACGCTGGCTAACGCCTCCCATGTGGCAAGCGGCGGCAGTGAGATTAACGGGCGCGTCACCGTGGGTCAGAACGCCCTGCTGGTGCTGGGTGATACCTCCACCGCTGCGGCAGAAGCCCGTTTCGCCAACAGCGGCTTAACCTGGGGTGAAAACGCCATCACGGCGGCGGTCTCTGTCCATACCCCGCAATACCTTAACGCCACCCAGGGCGGGCTGCGGGTCGACGGTTCACTGACCGGCAGCTCAGCCGACCGTGACGCCGCCTTTAATACCGTTGACTTTGCCGACCACTCTTTGCTGATGGTCAGCACGAAGGAGATGACCAATGGCCAGGCCGCGCTGAATGCGACCGAGGGTAGTCTGAACGTAGCGGACAGCGCCGCACTTTACGTCGCGGATGCAAAGGCCAACCAGACTTACTCGGTTGCCAGGGGCTTTAGGGATGTCAACATCGCTGGAAACGGCTGGCAGAACGAGAATCTGCTGCTGAATAAACTGCTGACGGCCACGACCCAGGAGCGTGACGGCGAGGTGCGGGTCACCACCCAGGCTCGTGCGGCACAGGACGTCCTGCCGGGCGTGGTCACTACCCATGCGCTGGATCAGCTTATCGCCAGCGGAGAGAACTCACGCTCTGCCAGCCAGGCGGGCGCACGTTATCTGTCGGTTGCTATCGATACGCCACAGGCGAGCGTGGATGAGGTAGTAAGAACCATCAACAGCGCGGCGCAAATCGCCACTGCGGGCGGCGTGCAGCACAATACCTGGGCGGCAGGCAACGCGGCGGTGGATGCCGTTCTGGAGCGTAACTCCATTGCCAACGCGGGCCTGCAACCCGCTGACACTGACGCCAGCGTCTGGGTTCACGCCCTGTACGGTAACCCGCGCAGCAGCGACCTGAGCGCCGGGAATCTGAGCTACGGCCAGAACAGCAAATTCTACGGCCTGATGATGGGAGGAGACAAAGCCTGGCAGACCGAACACGGCACCCTGCGCAGCGGCGCGGCGTTCCATGCCGGTAATGGCGACAGTGATTCACGCGGCGATACCAACGCCACCCACAATGATTTCAGCTTCTGGGGCGTTACCCTGTACCAGAACTGGAACCAGGATCGCTGGAACCTGACGGGCGACGTCAGCCTGACCCAGACCAGCAACGATGTTTACCAGAAACAGCCGGGTTGGATGGAAGCAGGCAACAAGCTGAAGGCAAACGTCGACGGGATGCTGTTCAGCGCGGGCGTGCGGGGCGAGTACCTGATCGAAACCGATGTGCTGGATATCATTCCTCATGCGGGTGTGCGTTATAACCAGCTCAAGACCGAGGCCTTTGATACCAAAAACGATCAGGATGAACGCGTCTTCCATACCGATAAAGGCACGCAGAACATCTGGCAGTTCCCGGTAGGGGTGAAAGTCGCGAAAACCTTCGCGCTGGATTCCGGCTGGAAGATGAGTACCCAGGCCGATGTCGGCGTGGTTGCTGTCACCGGCGACCGGGAGAGTCAAAACACCCTGCACACCGTGGGCATCAGCGCCAGCGATACTCTCCGCGCAGAGATCATGGATGACACCGCCTTTAACGGCCAGCTGGGGGTGAAAATGCAGAAAGGCAATATGACCTTCGGCGTGGGCTATAACGTGAATGCCTCTCATCACGACACCGATCAGACAATGAGCGCCACCTGGTCGCTCAACTTCTAA
- a CDS encoding ArsR/SmtB family transcription factor: protein MLKTRLPPDNSAALELAVAAVAAAMADPSRVKMLCALMDGRAWTATELSAVADVAPSTASGHLARLVEGRLITCLSQGRHRYYRLAGHDVAELVEQMMGLSWHRITPPETTTPASMRYARTCYDHLAGTVAVQIYDFMQAEGWLVADGSALTGKGREAFLALGIALKANTRRKACSACLDWSERRFHLGGEAGAALLVFLETKGWIQRVEGFREVTVTASGLRAIQQRFSR from the coding sequence ATGTTAAAGACGCGTTTACCTCCTGATAATAGCGCTGCGCTGGAGCTGGCCGTTGCGGCTGTTGCGGCGGCGATGGCCGATCCGTCACGGGTCAAAATGCTCTGTGCGCTGATGGACGGGCGGGCGTGGACCGCCACGGAGCTCAGCGCGGTGGCGGATGTGGCACCCTCAACCGCCAGCGGCCATCTCGCCCGGCTGGTGGAGGGCAGGCTGATTACCTGCCTTTCTCAGGGGCGGCATCGCTACTATCGTCTGGCGGGGCATGACGTTGCGGAGCTGGTAGAGCAGATGATGGGTCTATCATGGCACCGCATCACGCCGCCGGAAACCACCACACCTGCGTCGATGCGTTATGCCCGCACCTGTTACGACCATCTCGCGGGCACGGTCGCTGTGCAGATCTATGATTTTATGCAGGCCGAAGGCTGGCTGGTGGCAGACGGGTCTGCCCTCACCGGAAAAGGCCGCGAGGCGTTCCTGGCGCTGGGGATCGCGCTTAAGGCTAATACCCGGCGCAAAGCGTGTAGCGCCTGCCTGGACTGGAGCGAACGCCGTTTCCACCTGGGCGGTGAGGCGGGTGCAGCGCTGCTGGTTTTCCTGGAAACCAAAGGCTGGATCCAGCGGGTGGAAGGGTTTCGCGAGGTGACGGTGACGGCATCAGGGCTGCGGGCCATTCAGCAGCGTTTTAGCCGTTGA
- a CDS encoding antibiotic biosynthesis monooxygenase family protein — protein MIAVLFEAKAAPAHQARYLQLAAELKPLLADIDGFIDIERFQSLTTEGKILSLSWWRDEEAICRWRQNLFHQAAQAEGRASIFTHYRIRVAQVVREYSSETGGHADV, from the coding sequence ATGATTGCAGTCCTGTTTGAAGCCAAAGCCGCACCCGCGCACCAGGCGCGTTACCTGCAGCTGGCCGCCGAGCTAAAACCGCTGCTGGCGGATATCGACGGTTTTATCGATATTGAACGTTTTCAGAGCCTGACCACCGAGGGCAAAATCCTCTCCCTCTCCTGGTGGCGGGACGAGGAGGCGATTTGCCGCTGGAGACAAAATCTGTTTCACCAGGCCGCACAGGCCGAAGGGCGGGCGTCGATTTTTACCCACTACCGTATTCGCGTGGCGCAGGTGGTGCGGGAGTACAGTTCAGAAACCGGAGGGCATGCCGATGTATGA
- a CDS encoding HlyD family secretion protein, which produces MMTPEQKFARWVRVSIASFLLMFVYFIIADIWIPLTPDSTVMRVVTPVSARVSGYVAAVHVHNNSQVKRGDLLFELDPTPFRNKVEAAQIALEQACLANQQLDAQIVATQASLKTAQLTARNDKVTFDRYQKLSTLQNVSRADLDKVRTTWQGSEQAVANLEATIHQLRIERGERDEKRNVTLQKYRNALDEAELNLRWTKIYAGADGTVSNVQLSPGFYATSGSAALALVNNQSDIVADFREKSLRHTRQGTDAAVVFDAFPGHVFRAHVTSSDAGILAGQEAVNGQLSEPETSNRWVRDAQRMRIHVALDEPLPKHLPTGARATVQLYNSEGPFARFFSGMQIHLVSLLHYVY; this is translated from the coding sequence ATCATGACCCCTGAACAAAAGTTTGCCCGCTGGGTAAGGGTAAGTATTGCCTCTTTCCTGCTGATGTTTGTCTATTTCATTATCGCCGATATCTGGATCCCGCTGACGCCGGACTCCACGGTGATGCGCGTGGTGACGCCCGTTTCCGCGCGCGTTTCCGGCTATGTGGCGGCGGTGCACGTGCATAACAACAGCCAGGTGAAGCGGGGCGATCTGCTGTTTGAACTCGATCCAACGCCATTCCGTAATAAAGTGGAAGCGGCGCAGATTGCGCTGGAACAGGCGTGTCTCGCCAATCAGCAGCTGGACGCGCAAATTGTGGCGACCCAGGCGAGCCTGAAAACCGCCCAGCTCACCGCCCGTAACGACAAAGTCACCTTCGATCGCTATCAGAAACTCAGCACGTTGCAGAACGTCTCCCGGGCGGATCTGGATAAAGTCCGCACCACCTGGCAGGGCAGCGAGCAGGCGGTGGCGAATCTGGAAGCCACCATTCATCAGCTGCGCATTGAGCGCGGCGAGCGCGACGAAAAGCGTAACGTGACCCTGCAAAAATACCGTAATGCGCTGGACGAGGCGGAACTCAATCTCCGCTGGACGAAAATCTACGCCGGGGCGGATGGGACCGTCAGTAACGTGCAGCTGAGCCCCGGTTTTTATGCCACCTCCGGTTCGGCGGCGCTGGCGCTGGTGAATAACCAGAGCGATATCGTCGCCGATTTCCGGGAAAAGAGCCTGCGCCATACCCGTCAGGGAACCGATGCCGCCGTGGTGTTTGACGCCTTCCCGGGCCACGTTTTCCGCGCCCACGTCACCAGCAGCGACGCCGGTATTCTGGCCGGGCAGGAGGCCGTCAACGGCCAGCTCTCTGAGCCGGAAACCTCCAACCGCTGGGTGCGTGACGCGCAGCGCATGCGCATTCACGTGGCGCTGGACGAGCCGCTGCCAAAGCACCTGCCGACCGGGGCGCGCGCCACCGTGCAGCTCTATAACAGCGAAGGTCCGTTTGCCCGCTTCTTCTCCGGCATGCAGATCCACCTCGTCAGCCTGCTGCACTATGTGTACTGA